The DNA window GGGGAGGCTGCGCGTGGAAAAATGTCTGGTTCTGGCCGTCGATGACATGGCCTACATGGAGAGCTTCTACACCAAGTCGCTGAAGGGGCTTCCGGTGGAGGTTCACTTCGTCTCCAGTGGCGAGGAAGCCTGCCGCGTGGCCGAGAAGCTCAAGCCCCAGCTCATCTTCATGGACTTTCTGATGCCCCGCATGGACGGGGAGGCAACCGCCAGCATCATCCGTCGCATGCCGGGGATGGAAAAGGCGAAAATCATCGCCGTGACCGCCATCGACGAAGGCGAGGCGGCAAGTCTCTCGGGATTCGACGCATTCCTGCACAAGCCAGTGCGCGCCGACGACCTGAGCGATGTGGTCGCGCGATGCCTGGGCGAGGCTGCCGAGTAGGCGCCTTCGCGTTTCCGCAAAACTTCACTAACAATGGTCCCGGGCCGCGCGTGAAGGCGCGCCGGGAGGAACCGTGCCCAATCTGCTCCAATTCGTACTGAGCGCCGAGGACTCTTTCGTCACCCATGCCGGCCGCTTCTGGGACCGCGAGGTCTGGGCCAAAATCCTGTACGTGCTCAACTATGAGATCGTGAGCATCCAGGGCGAGCCGCTCACCCTGCGCAGCCTGCTCATGGCGATCGTCTTCCTGACCATCGGGCTGATGGTCTCCCGGCGCATCTCGCGCATGATCTTCCGCCGCGTGCGCCGCTCAAGGCGCATCCACAGCTCCGCGGCCGAATCGCTGGAAGCGATCACCTACTATACGCTCACGGCCTTCTTCGCCTTCTCGGCCCTGCGCATGGCGAATGTGCCGCTGACGGTCTTCACCGTGGTGGGCGGCGCGCTGGCCATCGGCGTGGGCTTTGGCAGCCAGAACATCATCAACAACTTCGTGAGCGGGCTCATCCTGCTGCTGGAGCGCCCCATCAAGATCGGCGATGTCATCGAGATCGACGGCACCTTCGGTACGGTCGCGAAGATCGGCGCGCGCAGCACGCTGGTTCACACGCCGGCCAACATGCACCTCATCGTCCCCAACAGCTTCTTCCTCGAAAAAGA is part of the Chrysiogenia bacterium genome and encodes:
- a CDS encoding response regulator, coding for MEKCLVLAVDDMAYMESFYTKSLKGLPVEVHFVSSGEEACRVAEKLKPQLIFMDFLMPRMDGEATASIIRRMPGMEKAKIIAVTAIDEGEAASLSGFDAFLHKPVRADDLSDVVARCLGEAAE
- a CDS encoding mechanosensitive ion channel; this translates as MPNLLQFVLSAEDSFVTHAGRFWDREVWAKILYVLNYEIVSIQGEPLTLRSLLMAIVFLTIGLMVSRRISRMIFRRVRRSRRIHSSAAESLEAITYYTLTAFFAFSALRMANVPLTVFTVVGGALAIGVGFGSQNIINNFVSGLILLLERPIKIGDVIEIDGTFGTVAKIGARSTLVHTPANMHLIVPNSFFLEKEVLNWTLSDNVVRVELTVGAAYGSPTREVERILLETAKANPHVMKSPEPYAFFEDFADSALVFRVLFWVDLVEAVDRRIVAGQIRHALDEAYKAAGITIAFPQRDVHLDSLKPVEVRVVKDD